In the genome of Massilibacterium senegalense, the window GAAGTTGCACCATGTGCACAATCTAGTGCTACATGAATACCAGAAAAGTCTTCATCAATCGTTTGTTTTAAGTGAGAAATATATTTTTGACCACCTTCAAAGTAATCAATCACATTCCCTAAATTTCCTCCGATTGGACGTGGTAATAAATCTGTTTCTGCCTCTAGTAATTTTTCCATTTCTAATTCTTGTTCATCCGTTAATTTAAAACCATCTGGGCCAAAAAACTTAATCCCATTATCTTGTACAGGGTTGTGAGAGGCAGATATCATCACACCCGCTTGTGCTCCTAATGCTTTCGTTAAATACGCAACTCCTGGTGTAGAAATAACACCAAGACGCATTACTTCACAACCGATGGATAATAATCCCGCTACAAGGGCACCTTCAAGCATTTCACCAGAAATACGTGTATCGCGACCTAGCACTACTTTCGGTTTTCCTTCTGTTTGAATATCTTTCGTTAAAATATATCCACCACAACGCCCTAGTTTATATGCTAGTTCTGCCGTAAGTTCGGTATTTGCTACACCTCTGACACCGTCTGTTCCAAAATATTTACCCATTTACATGATCTCTCCTTCATGCCATGAAATATTTATCGTTAATAAAGAAAGCTCTGCACCAAATGGCGATGATTTCTTATGTTTATCCATTCCTAGAAATAGATAACACGAACTCCTTCATTAATCTTTGATTCGAATTGTTGCTTTTTTCACTTCTGCTGTCACTTTTACATTTTGTGGACTATTAAATTCAATGGATACATCGTGGTCTCCGCTTGATAACGTCGTTAAATCAACATAGGCTTCAATATCTCTTTGACTCATTGATTCTAACACAGATGGAGCGCCTTTCACAACGACGTCTATTTTTCCGCTATCTGGTGTAACGAAAAACGCTTTAAAGCCATCGGATAATCCAGCCATTTTAATTGGCAATTTTGTGAAGGTGGAAGTTGCTTCCTTCTCTACATCAATATGCACCTTCACCTTGTCAGGGTCCACTTTTGTTGCATCTTTTGGTACCGTCACAGGCACTTCAATGGTTGTATCTTCTTGAATTTTAGATAAATCAATTTGTCCACCATCCACAAACTCAATATTCTCTAATACTGTTTGCGGCCCAAAAACCGTCACTTTTTCAGGTTCTGGCGTAATCGATACGATACTTAATCCTTCTGGTAACGAACCCTGACGATTAATTTTAAGTGGGACTTCTTTATATGGGAACGTAATCGGTACTTTGACGTCGACTACGGCTGGATCTGTTAGAATATCAACGATTTCGCTATCTTTATTGTAAACATTGACTGGAATGGTTTCTTGGATTGTTTCTTTTTTCCCTTCTACGTCAATGTATCCTTTAATATAAGAAATTTGATCAATTTGTTCCCTAGTACCTGTCACTTTAATAACATTTGGGTTTGCAATCGGCTTTTCCGTCGCAAATCCGTCTGGGAGCTTGTTAACATTCATTAATTCAATTTTAACTGGAAACGAAGCGGTAATTTTTTCTTCGATTGTGACGTCAATCATTTTCGGGTCTACTTTTACGTCTAGCTTGTTCGAAATGTTTTTATACTGAACGGGAACTTGTTGTTCTCCAGGTTGAACATTTTGTAAATCAATAAAAAACTCATAATCTTTGTTTAACTGCGTTTTAGTAATTAAAGACGTTTGTCCTTTTAACGTCACGGTTACTTTTTTAGGGACGTTGGATACGATAAATTTATTTTGATCATAATACACGACTAATTTTACTTCAAATTGTTCCTGTGTCTCTTTTGCCACTCGGAATGGATTACCTGCAGGATTTGCAGATTCGTCCAACGTTACAATAAAATACAACATGAGTGCCAGTAAAAAAGCCGTGATTTTGACAAACCAAGGACTTTTAAACATTTTATCCATTTCGTTTTCCTCTCCATTGCCAACGTGTCGTCACTTGTGGCGTTTCATGGGCTAATTCTTGCAATAATATTTCTCGTAAGTCTTTTTCTGCAATATTCCGCAATAATTCCCCATTTTTCGCAAGTGACACATACCCGGTTTCTTCTGAGACAACAACGGTTAAACTATCGGTCACTTCACTAATTCCTACTGCTGCCCGGTGTCTTGTTCCTAATTCTTTTGAAATAAAAGGACTTTCTGATAAGGGCAAATAACAAGCAGCTGCTAAAATTTCATTTTCATGAATAATGACTGCCCCGTCGTGAAGTGGTGTATTTGGAATAAAAATATTAATTAAAAGTTCGGAAGATAGCTTCGCATGTAATGGAATACCCGTTTCTACATAATCGCTCATCCCTGTTTCCCTTTCGATGCTCATTAACGCACCGATGCGTCTTTTCGCCATATAGTAAGTAGCTTTTACGATTGCCTCTACATGTTTTTCAACCGCTTCTTCTTCTGGACTTGTCCCCCGTGAGAAAAACTTTCCCCGCCCTAACTGTTCTAATGCCCGCCGCAATTCTGGCTGGAAAATAATAATAATCGCTAACAAACCGTATGTAATGGCCTGATTGACCAACCATTGCAATGTTTTTAAACCTAATAAGTAACTCACTGCCCAAACAAGCAAAATGACAATAATACCTTTTAATAACTGAACAGCTTTCGTTCCGCGTATGACCATCATTAATTTATAAATGACATACGTGACGACTAAGATGTCTAAAATATCAGCTAAATAATTCCATATTGAAAAATCAGCGGGCATCTATTTTTCCTCCAAACTCTCACAAAATACAGGTATATTAACCTCTATAGTATATCATAGATACATTTCACCTTAATATTCTTCCAAACGAAAAATAAAAAACTTGGACCTTCGCCAAGTTTTTTATTTCGTTAATTATTCGAACATACTTTTGATTTTATACCATAACCAATCAAATAATTCGTCAATTTCTTCTATTTCCCCTGTTACCTCTCCCGCATTTGCTAAATATTGATTGCCGTTTATAATGACCGCGTCACCATGTAACTCTCCTTCAATCCGTAAATCCCCATTTTGAATGATTAAATCATCTTTTACAACAGTGCCTGCCGGAATAACTACTTCTTGTTTTTGATGGTCTACTACTACTTGATTTGTCTTTTCAATCGCAGCACCCGACACTTGAAATTGGCCGCTCTCTTCTGTCCAAGACTGATACGTACCACCAAACATGAAGACAAAGAAAATCGCACAAGCCACTAAAAATGGATGTTGTACAAACCATCGTTGTGCTTGAAATCGTTTTTTCTCTTTTGGCAACTGCTTTAATAAATCATCGACAAAATGTTCACTCGGGAACTCTTTTTTCATATTTTTTAAATGCGTTTCGACTTCCATTAGTTCATAAAAATGATTTTTGCAGTCAGGGCATTGTTTGATCTTTTGGTGTAAAAGTTGGTATTCATCCGCTGTAATTTCTTCATCTAACTGTTTATGCATCAGTTCGATAATTGTTTTATCACATTTCATAACCGATGATCTCCTTTACGTAAACTGACGTAATTTCTTCCGTAAGGCTTCCCTACCACGATGGATTCTCGTTTTTACTGTTGCTACCGGAATGTCAAGAATTTCACTTATTTCTTTTAAGGACAAATCATTCATATATTTTAACGTAATGACGATCCGATATTTAGGCGACAAAGTACTAATCGCTTCTTGTACCCACGCTTGCACTTCCATCGTCTCTACTTCGATTTCTGGGCTCCTCGTATCTGCTTCTAATTGCTGATACATCGTCTGTCCATCTGAACCAACAATTTCTGCATCTAAAGAGTAATCAGGCTTTTTTTTACGTAAACGATCAATGGATACATTGGTTGNTCGACTTCCATTAGTTCATAAAAATGATTTTTGCAGTCAGGGCATTGTTTGATCTTTTGGTGTAAAAGTTGGTATTCATCCGCTGTAATTTCTTCATCTAACTGTTTATGCATCAGTTCGATAATTGTTTTATCACATTTCATAACCGATGATCTCCTTTACGTAAACTGACGTAATTTCTTCCGTAAGGCTTCCCTACCACGATGGATTCTCGTTTTTACTGTTGCTACCGGAATGTCAAGAATTTCACTTATTTCTTTTAAGGACAAATCATTCATATATTTTAACGTAATGACGATCCGATATTTAGGCGACAAAGTACTAATCGCTTCTTGTACCCACGCTTGCACTTCCATCGTCTCTACTTCGATTTCTGGGCTCCTCGTATCTGCTTCTAATTGCTGATACATCGTCTGTCCATCTGAACCAACAATTTCTGCATCTAAAGAGTAATCAGGCTTTTTTTTACGTAAACGATCAATGGATACATTGGTTGCAATACGAAATAACCATGTTGAAAAAGTTCTTGATAGATCATATTGTTCAATATTCATATACACCTTTAAAAAGGTTTCTTGCGTAGCATCTTCTGCTTCTTGACGATTTCCGAGCATACGAAAACAAACGTAATACACTCGATTTTTGTATTCCTCGACAAGTTGGGCAAATGCTTGCTGGTCCCCTTTTTTTATTTTTTTTATGATTTTTTTCTGCTCTAGATTATCCATTGTTTCAATCCCTGTCCTTATTGCAGTTATTCTATATACGATTGTAAACAAAAAAGGTTTCATTTCCTATGTTTTTTTAAAAAAAATAAAAAAACCTTAAATCTGTGACGATTTAAGGTTATCATTTCTAAAATGGTGAGCCATAGAGGATTCGAACCTCTGACCCTCTGATTAAAAGTCAGATGCTCTACCGGCTGAGCTAATGGCTCATAAAATGGTTGGGCTAGCTGGATTCGAACCAACGCATGACGGAGTCAAAGTCCGTTGCCTTACCGCTTGGCTATAGCCCAATAATAGAAAAATGGTGGAGGGGGACAGATTCGAACCGCCGAACCCTCAGGGAGCGGATTTACAGTCCGCCGCGTTTAGCCACTTCGCTACCCCTCCACAGGAACTGGTGCCGGCAAGAGGACTTGAACCCCCAACCTACTGATTACAAGTCAGTTGCTCTACCAATTGAGCTACACCGGCATAGGTAAATGTAATTTGGATGGTGGAGGATGACGGGTTCGAACCGCCGACCCTCTGCTTGTAAGGCAGATGCTCTCCCAGCTGAGCTAATCCTCCATACACATAAATATTCGTTTTAAAATGGGAAACTGTACAGGATTCGAATAAACGTTTATATGCTAGTCCAGCACTCACCGATTTATTTGTGATAAATGGTGACCCGTACGGGATTCGAACCCGTGTTACCGCCGTGAAAGGGCGGTGTCTTAACCGCTTGACCAACGGGCCAAATCCCAATATAAATGCGCTCTCTGGAGCTTCCAAGCGGATTTGAACCGCTGACCCCTTCCTTACCATGGAAGTGCTCTA includes:
- a CDS encoding anti-sigma factor; the protein is MKCDKTIIELMHKQLDEEITADEYQLLHQKIKQCPDCKNHFYELMEVETHLKNMKKEFPSEHFVDDLLKQLPKEKKRFQAQRWFVQHPFLVACAIFFVFMFGGTYQSWTEESGQFQVSGAAIEKTNQVVVDHQKQEVVIPAGTVVKDDLIIQNGDLRIEGELHGDAVIINGNQYLANAGEVTGEIEEIDELFDWLWYKIKSMFE
- the cdaA gene encoding diadenylate cyclase CdaA encodes the protein MPADFSIWNYLADILDILVVTYVIYKLMMVIRGTKAVQLLKGIIVILLVWAVSYLLGLKTLQWLVNQAITYGLLAIIIIFQPELRRALEQLGRGKFFSRGTSPEEEAVEKHVEAIVKATYYMAKRRIGALMSIERETGMSDYVETGIPLHAKLSSELLINIFIPNTPLHDGAVIIHENEILAAACYLPLSESPFISKELGTRHRAAVGISEVTDSLTVVVSEETGYVSLAKNGELLRNIAEKDLREILLQELAHETPQVTTRWQWRGKRNG
- a CDS encoding CdaR family protein — translated: MDKMFKSPWFVKITAFLLALMLYFIVTLDESANPAGNPFRVAKETQEQFEVKLVVYYDQNKFIVSNVPKKVTVTLKGQTSLITKTQLNKDYEFFIDLQNVQPGEQQVPVQYKNISNKLDVKVDPKMIDVTIEEKITASFPVKIELMNVNKLPDGFATEKPIANPNVIKVTGTREQIDQISYIKGYIDVEGKKETIQETIPVNVYNKDSEIVDILTDPAVVDVKVPITFPYKEVPLKINRQGSLPEGLSIVSITPEPEKVTVFGPQTVLENIEFVDGGQIDLSKIQEDTTIEVPVTVPKDATKVDPDKVKVHIDVEKEATSTFTKLPIKMAGLSDGFKAFFVTPDSGKIDVVVKGAPSVLESMSQRDIEAYVDLTTLSSGDHDVSIEFNSPQNVKVTAEVKKATIRIKD
- the sigW gene encoding RNA polymerase sigma factor SigW; its protein translation is METMDNLEQKKIIKKIKKGDQQAFAQLVEEYKNRVYYVCFRMLGNRQEAEDATQETFLKVYMNIEQYDLSRTFSTWLFRIATNVSIDRLRKKKPDYSLDAEIVGSDGQTMYQQLEADTRSPEIEVETMEVQAWVQEAISTLSPKYRIVITLKYMNDLSLKEISEILDIPVATVKTRIHRGREALRKKLRQFT